From Triticum aestivum cultivar Chinese Spring chromosome 7B, IWGSC CS RefSeq v2.1, whole genome shotgun sequence:
TCAGCATTCTTTACTTTAACCACGAGCACGACTATGTTACATTTAGTAAGACCGACATAAGTATATTGATCTTGATTAACTAACCAAACTGCTCCACGCACGATTTTTGCGCCCGATCTGTGCACGACGTGAAAATCCAGCGGCTAGTGGCCTTCTCAGTCATATGCATGTCTGGCTGGATTCAACTTTGTTTGTGAATCGTGCAAGAATATGTCGTGTGCATAGCACTTCTCATTAACTACTCTCCCTGCATTAGGTGGAAGATGTGTGTGCACGCTCGTTCGAGCAACGTGTGCTGCATGCCGCCGTTAAAAACTACAGCTAGCTGCGTACACATGCCGTGTGGCGTGTGCCATATTATATTACCAGCGTCGACGTCAGCACCGGCCGCTGACTACCACTCCATGAATTCTAGCTGTAGCTATATATATAGCTGCTTCTACAGCgagttctttctctcctttttacGGGAAATACAGATAAGGATGTAGCTGCTTTCAGCAATCAATCTAGGACTAATTaaccagaaagaagaggaaaaaCTTCCTTCTGAGGGTTTACACACGAGCTAGTTGACCAGTCCGACGTTACTACCCTGTTGACTTCGTTGGCCCATCTGAACTTCCGTCTGACCTCTATAGAACAGACGACAGGCGTGCATTTCCTGTGGGCGGGTGGGAACTGATAGGCCCAGTTGTTGCCGTCGACCCAGACCTTTCTTTTCAACAACGAGCTTTCAACCTTCACGTCGATTTTTACCAGAGGAACTGCCACAAGTTAAGTTAAACTAGACTTTTAGCTGTTTGCAAAAACTTAAAAAGAACCTCAACAAAAACTGCGCTCTGATCACACTTGCACATCACAGTTTGGATTATTTCATTACAAAATTATTATTGTTCGGTTGTTTTACGATAGCTAACCACTCATGCCGAATGATGACCAAAATATTACTATAGTTGTACATGATGTGGTGATGATTAGTCATCATCTCGATAAATAAAGATCGAGCGCATTGACTCTAATCATGATGTGATGACGCCTATGTGCATTCGAACTAACTTGGCATATCTACACAAGCGTCGCAGAAATATCGAACTTTCACACCGACCCTGAATTTGGTGCTTGTTTGGCAGAGTTTCCTCCTGTTCTGTCGTGGTCAACCCGGCTGAACATCGCGGTGGGCGCCGCCAAGGGCCTCGCCTTCCTTCATGACGCAGAGAAGCCCGTCATATATCGCGACTTCAAGGCATCCAACATCTTACTCGATCCGGTAATGAATTTTTGCTTAACAATTTATTTTGTTTTTGGCCGGGGAACAGTTTATTTTATTTCATACATTCATATATTTAAATCCAATTAGTACACATATATCATATACTCCCTCTcgtttcataatataagagcgtttttgacactacaaaaacgcttttatattaggggacggagggagtactatattatATATGCCCAATTATTGTTGGTACGTCATTCTGATGCTAGCTTCCACCCCGTTTTCTGATGCCAAGGGCTTCACGCAAATGACGAGCTCGTCAAAAGCTGAAAACCTTGAAGTTGGTAGGCATTAGCTGGATTTTGACTTGGTGAACACACATATATACTGACAAATATGGGCGAGTAGTATGCATTATATTAATTAATTAGTCCTACTAGTAGTGTGCTTCTGACTACTTTCCATGGGGGCATGCGTACGACTTTTCAACTCAAGAAGAATAACTAAAAGAAAGCGAGAACGTTGATCAAGCTGTTTAGCCCTTGTATTTGTCAAAGCTTGCTTTTCTGATTAAGACATGCAATTACTAATCAATTCAGGTAACCAACGCAGACTCTCTTCTTTACAAATAGACAATAAGAAAGGAAACAAATTGGAAGGCCCCATCAAAACAGCACTCAAGTCATTTTATTGTCGAAAAAGCAATTCAGTTGTTTAATTTAGGCGCCCAACGACTCCTGTTTTAGAAAGTTGAGAGAAGGCCTATTCAAAAGAATGCACTCTAACCAAATTTCATCGTTACCGCCTGTTTAGAACCCGTACGTCATAACCAACAACTTTCCAGAGTTTGTGTCGATGGAGCTCATTAGTGCACGGTAGGTACATGATTGCGATGTGGTACTGAAATGGCTGAACTTTGTCCTCCAGGACTACAAGGCGAAGCTATCTgattttggccttgcgaaggatgGACCGGAAGGCGACGAGACCCATGTCTCGACACGTGTCATGGGCACCCATGGCTACGCCGCACCAGAGTACATCCTAACTGGTatactctctctctctatctctctctctctcatgcatgcaAAAAAGTTTCAACTTCTAACAGTTCATTTGGTTTTATTTTCTAGGTCACCTCACAGCGAAAAGCGATGTTTACAGCTTTGGTGTCGTTCTTCTGGAGATCCTCACTGGAAGACGAGCCGTGGACAAGACCCGGCCTAGTAGGGAGCACCATCTAGTCCAGCACATGCGGTCGTGGCTCAAAGACCCTGAAAAGCTAGGAAAAATCATGGACCCTGCGTTGGAGGGTAAGTATGCCACCACGGCAGCTCATAAGGCAGCCCTAGTGGCATACCAGTGCCTGAGTGGCAGCCCAAAGAGCAGGCCGGACATGTCGAAGGTCGTGGAAGACCTAGAACTGCTACTCAACCTCGTGGATGATGTTCCCGGTGAGCCGGTGATGCATGTAGCTTCACAAGATGACACTAGGAAggaaagaacaagaagaagaaatggaGAGAGGGAGAGCAGTAACGAGGGTCACCGGAATAAAGCCAAGCCTCCGAAGAAGACCGTTAGAGGGAGGGGGAACCAAAGCGAGGAGCTTTGGGAGTGGAACACGCCCAGAGAAGGGAAGATCTAGTGTAATAGTAGGACACTTTCTTTGGTGAAACGTGGATGTACATGTTGATGGTTGCACACTAGTTTTGATTGGGGGGAGGGGGTCCCCCTTCCCTAATTCGTTAATTTTTTTAGTCCTTATTGGCTTGGACTGGTTTTACCGTACTACTCCTTCTATAAAAAATAAAGATTATTTAGATCACTATATTACTGATCTAAacaatcttatatttctttacagagggagtatcatttTCAATAGtgagatccattgccacctttgcctCCTCCCCAAGAAAAGCTTAGGGTTCCTTTGCctcccgcccgcgccgccgccgacccgcctcgtctccggtggccttaggggcATGGCGGCGCGGTGGATCCCAGCCCTTGCCGAtgggagggctccatttttagaTGTTTCTTCAAGTTTTTGTTAGGGTTTATGTCCTGCTTAGAAAGACGAGATGcgggcggctccctgaagatgggaTAAGGtcttccccgcctagcccccgttccggtggtGTGTCTAGTATCGTCGataggcgtgtggaggtgtgtctccggcggatctatccttGATGGATTTTCTCGGATTTGGTCGTAGTTCGTCTATGTTTGTgtttcttcaggttggatccttccggtcTACgttactcttcatcggcggcggttgctgttctgatgCACTGGTGCTATCGGGCCTTAGGACGATGACTTCCcaattgtctactacaacaaatttTGCCCGACTACCGCGAGGGAGGCGCGATGACGgcagcgcgccttcggctcgcttcagtgcttgtagtcactactagggaaaaccctagtagtagtgcttgaaatatgctagtagtagcgctggtagcagcgctactgctatcgcgctacagctaacatgtagcagtagcgatgtttgcccagcgctactgctatacctagttagcagtagcgcgggttctTGAAAAGTGCTGCTGATAGTAGTAAGTAGCAATAGCGTTTCTTTTGAAAAGCGCTACTGCTTATTTTTCCTGTATCTTTTAAATTGCAGCTTATTTCCGCTGTATTTGTATCGGTTTTATATACAGtattttcatcatatgattttatcaccactacatgttgcctccacttggaCCTAATCAACATTCCATTTCACCCACTATTGTATATACtaactaatcatcatcatagtcattaccaccggtatagtcatagtgtagcacatcattatcttgaaactcattctagctagctaatcactacCAACACTGGGTACGGTAGCTAtataatcaccaccaacactagctagtaataatcatcatagtaattatcaccaacactagctatttaatcatcatagccatagtgtagcacatcatcatcttcaaactcattctagctaactaatcactcatgctgctctctctctctctcaggtaaaatagcatagaacatgtgtaacACTCCTGCTTCGTCATATTGGAGAATGCAGACGAatctgtctcctaattgtgggttgcgcttctaattgctgccccctagtacttctctgcgctcattcacaattttattccagtctttgactattaagacttgctctcTTTTAGAAATCGTGAATGCACTGATGTGCATTGTAGGTCGTATGCTAACCATGGAGATGAGacctttagcctcgatccactgaggcataactatcatcgggagtccctgttgaagaacaccgtagtaacatacttagcaatgaaatttagcttaaaaataatgtatgcaaaagatgcacaaaggaaaaatagtaaaaatcttaccatctttcctaaatagatgtgaccatagtttagtacgaacactattggtcacacgttttcagtactaagattttcaaatcaAGAAAAATAATTTGTCTTCACAGTATGAAGATCATcaagtcactactagggaaaagtctagcagcagcgcgggttttagatgtgtcagtagcgcgggtacccgcgctactaataaggcgctacagctaactcatagcagtagcgcatgcgcacccgcgctactgatacacaagtgtagcagcagcgcggttaggtgaagctcgctactgctagtagcgctagcgctctttggttggacgcgctactgctactgtggcgctgctgctaacttttatacactcgctactgctaatttaagtagtttttttggcatatttgttttgtatttgaacaggctttgtagaagaatctttagcacatagaaatatcatcatgatacacatacaaatgcctgcgagaccacaaatgtaatcatagcatgtacatacaaatagtctcatcataatcatcatccaacacaaagtgatatcttgtcatcatctcgaaaatagcgatacatgcaagtctcgaatacttgcaactacaacaacgtcatccatctaaacaaaggtatacgcaagaagtgctatcactatgagtgagagcggaactatgcagtacatgaggtggcggttacgagtcctctctcgcgctagcgtgaacctcaagtaactagcttctccttcttgtctacttttgaagcctttatggctggcgcccgtgaacccattcacttgcgtctgacactcatgccactcgttgtacacccccggaaccttccctttgtacacgacatagcatttccatctcgccatcaagaaactaggtacctgttagagatgcatgttcatgaagaggatgtacaatcatatatatgcaacaaaatatactagagcaacatcgaaaaagaaagggttagcaactagatgcaacatatacagtacgcaaattaattaactagaggtacgcaggtcatcgtacgcaaactaacaaagtagcgttacgcaagtttggcagggaccgtggacgatcacaaagtttcattgctacaaaaagtatacaagttcaaccgacacatatcatcatcatcgacatcataaatcactagaagttccatccttccatatcatcgaggacgaaccctagcttcttgaacggcgtgaggtctagacgttgcatgcctatgcgagttcggacgccagctcgcgatatagggccgtggtggaacatccccttctcatcgacgacttctttcatgatgatcatcgcaatgttgctttggatgcgaaagaagtcatctctaagtttataattcgcttctccttgagattctagccacttgtggatatgatcatcatttctgctgttaatgcgaagcttttggtgatccgtgttgaactgaatcatgagatggacgatgtacaatccatccttcttgcttggttttgggacatggatgcatgagaagttagttttatgcgcaaaacccatcttcttgttcctttgtttcttgatatgcatgtggccacctctaaagctgaagccttggagagcatcatctaaaatattcattatgtgggtgtagtcctttttctcgtagtctctggaagggtcaaaatacacggcgtgggagacttgcgggtaaa
This genomic window contains:
- the LOC123162897 gene encoding serine/threonine-protein kinase RIPK — encoded protein: MPRASKKKQRSAWGSLLGSCLGGGGGKTGKQVRPGPGPRKRESSAAAGAGQRLSFTDVMSAASEQELSVSLVGSNLHVFTVAELKAATQGFLDDNFLGEGGFGPVYKGAVDDKVKPGLKAQPIAVKLWDPQGAQGHKEWLSEVIFLGQLRHTNLVKLIGYCCEDENRLLVYEYMAKGSLENHLFKKFPPVLSWSTRLNIAVGAAKGLAFLHDAEKPVIYRDFKASNILLDPDYKAKLSDFGLAKDGPEGDETHVSTRVMGTHGYAAPEYILTGHLTAKSDVYSFGVVLLEILTGRRAVDKTRPSREHHLVQHMRSWLKDPEKLGKIMDPALEGKYATTAAHKAALVAYQCLSGSPKSRPDMSKVVEDLELLLNLVDDVPGEPVMHVASQDDTRKERTRRRNGERESSNEGHRNKAKPPKKTVRGRGNQSEELWEWNTPREGKI